From the Banduia mediterranea genome, the window GTCCCCGGAAGGACGTCTGCGTGTTCTGTCCAAGGCCGAAATGGCCAAGCTGCTCGATACCAGCCAGAGCGGTTTGTACCCGGTGTTCCGCAACAGCGCGCTGGCCGTGCTCAACAGCGGTGCCTACATGGACGACGGCAAGGAGTTGCTGGAGCGCTATCCGGATTTCGACATCCGCATCGTCGAGGAAGAGCGCGGCATCAAGCTGGAACTCAAGGCTGCGCCGGCCATCGCCTTCGTCGACGGCAAGATGATTCGCGGTATTCGCGAACATCTGTTCGCGGTGCTGCGCGACATCCTGTTTGTCGACGTCGACATCCAGAAGAATCCGTATTTCGATCTGAGCACTTCCGAAGGCCTCACCGACGCGGTGTTCCACATCCTGCGCAATGCCGACGTGCTGCGTGCGCGCGTCGAACCGCGCCTGGTGGTGTGCTGGGGCGGGCATTCGATCTCGCGCGAGGAATACGACTACACCAAGAGCGTGGGTTATCAGTTCGGACTGCGCGGGCTCGACATCTGCACCGGCTGCGGCCCCGGCGCCATGAAGGGGCCGATGAAGGGCGCGGCCATCGCGCACGCCAAGCAGCGTGTCGAAGGCGGACGCTACATCGGGATTTCCGAGCCGGGCATCATTGCCGCGGAGTCGCCCAACCCGATCGTCAACGAACTGGTGGTGTGCCCCGATATCGAGAAGCGCCTCGAGTCCTTCGTGCGGATCGGTCACAGCATCGTGGTGTTCCCGGGCGGTGTCGGCACCGCCGAGGAGATTCTCTACATCCTCGGCATCCTGCTGCATCCGGACAATGCCGAAGTCCCGTTTCCGCTGATTTTCACCGGTCCGGCGTCGGCAGCATCTTATTTTGTGCAGATCGATGACTTCATCGGGCGAACCCTGGGAATCGAGGCGCGCAAGCGCTATCGGGTGCTCATCGACGATCCGATCGCCGTGGCGCGTCATGTCGAGCAGGAAATCGAGGGCGTGCGGCTGTTCCGCAACCGCACCAAGGACGCCTACTACTTCAATTGGCGACTCAGGATTCCCACCGAATTGCAGCAGCCGTTCAAACCCACCCACGAAGCGATGCGCGATCTCGATCTGCACCGGGATCAGGCGCCGCACCGGCTGGCCGCCAATCTGCGTCGCGCGTTTTCCGGCGTCGTCGCCGGCAACGTCAAGTCCGACACGATCATGGCCATACAGGAACACGGGCCGTTCGAGATTCACGGCGACCCCGAGATCCTCCAGCCGCTGGACACCCTGCTCGAAGCTTTCGTGCAGCAGCACCGCATGAAGCTGCCGGGCAAGCGCTACGAGCCCTGCTATCGGGTCGTGGTCTAGTGCGTTACATGGTAGTGCTGAGCCTGCTGCTGATGGCCTGCGGGCAGGCGCCGTCTGGTGCCGACCGTGCCGCCGCGATGCTCAAGGTCTACAAGCACGACGGTGCCGTGCAATGCCAGAGCAAGGGCGAAGAGGCTGCGGTGATGGCGCGCCAGCTCACCGATCAGGGCATCGCCGTACAGTGCGCGCAGAAAGCGCGTGACGGCCGCATGCACAGCATGGTCTGTGGTCGGCCGTCCGACAGCATCAACGTCTTCGCGATTCGGGCCGAGGATCTCGACAAGGCCGAATCGCTGGGCTTCGACAGTGTGGATACGCTCGACGGCTATAGCGATCAGGCTTGCACGCCCTGATCAGGCCGCTCCGCGAACTCAGTTCGCGTAGGTCTTGTCCAGATACCGAATGATGTCCGCCGATTCGTACATCTGCGTTCCGGTGTTCGGGTCGATCAGATAGGGCAGCTGCACGCGGCCGGTGTGTTCGGCCAGCCAGGCGCGATTGCGGGTCGTGTCCATCGGCCCCTTGAACAGCTTGTCGCGAAAGCTCGGCGGTCCTATGTCCTTCCAGCCGCCCTTGCCGGTGTTGCGCAGCAGATAGGGCAGTTCCAGTTCGCACAGACGGGCACGTACGGCCATCGAGTACGGGCTCGATTCGAAGCTGAACAGTTCCAGCGGCCCGGCC encodes:
- the ppnN gene encoding nucleotide 5'-monophosphate nucleosidase PpnN, whose product is MNYEVVDAKVSPEGRLRVLSKAEMAKLLDTSQSGLYPVFRNSALAVLNSGAYMDDGKELLERYPDFDIRIVEEERGIKLELKAAPAIAFVDGKMIRGIREHLFAVLRDILFVDVDIQKNPYFDLSTSEGLTDAVFHILRNADVLRARVEPRLVVCWGGHSISREEYDYTKSVGYQFGLRGLDICTGCGPGAMKGPMKGAAIAHAKQRVEGGRYIGISEPGIIAAESPNPIVNELVVCPDIEKRLESFVRIGHSIVVFPGGVGTAEEILYILGILLHPDNAEVPFPLIFTGPASAASYFVQIDDFIGRTLGIEARKRYRVLIDDPIAVARHVEQEIEGVRLFRNRTKDAYYFNWRLRIPTELQQPFKPTHEAMRDLDLHRDQAPHRLAANLRRAFSGVVAGNVKSDTIMAIQEHGPFEIHGDPEILQPLDTLLEAFVQQHRMKLPGKRYEPCYRVVV